The segment CTCCTCTATCTACATGTATACCACCGCACggctgaattctcgaatctgattggtcagaactgGTTTATTTTCCCCTAAAGGACTCTGCGAATCAGGAGCAGCAGAGGATCGACGCTTTACAGGCGGAGAACAAAAAGCTGGAGAGACAGAAAGCCGACCTCCTCACAGGCTTTAAAAAGCAGCTCAAGCTTATTGatgttttaaaaagacaaaaggtGAGTCTCTAAACGAGTCCCTCGTCCTAGCACGGGCGCAGAGCTCACTTTAACTCTGTCGAAAACGTTCACAGATGCACTTCGAGGCCGCGAGGATGATGTCCTTTACCGAGGAGGAGTTCACGAaggctttggactggggaaaaTCGTAACGCGTACACGTCGGCGTGCGTTtcaccccaaccctaacccctcaCCTGAGCTGTCAAAGACTCCATCGTTCAACATGTCCGAACTGTAAATGTAATCTTTCTCTTCTTGTCCGTTTTTATAGTCGATTAAAGTTACAGTCTGATCCATAATCTGTTTGGAAAAGGTTTATTTTGCATCATTTGGGAGGAAAATATTAATTCCCGCATTCTTGAGCCGGTCTGGAAAAACATGGAATTTAAAAGCACTCGCTAGAAATGTTCTAGAAAATTCCacaaacattttagaaaaattGTCAAAGCAAGTGAAAACACTGTATATTCGACACGGGCAGGTTTACTTAATATTTCTGTATGATAATATCTATGGAATTAAAGACTTGTTTAGTGTtgagctgttataggaaaatattccacagacagtttatttatttatttatttatttattttttacaccatCAGAGAATGACACGtcgtactttttaaaaaacaaacattttttttttatccatttattgttgcGTGGAACGTCGGAGAAACACGTTCCtgttacgttatagcagctagaaacgtatgttttttttttctgtcttgaaGTTGACTAGACGGAATAAAAGTGTAATAACGTGGTGTTATAACTGTATATCATATAAGAAATCTAAGATTgagcctatttctagacatttttagcGATCTCAAGCTGACAGTTGTCTTTCTCGGTTGGCGGATCATTTTCGcttcttttataaataaacgCTTGAAATATGCCGCGTTATCTGCCGACGGAAACTTGAAATCAGACTGGAAAATGTCGCGAATTAGACCAGACACTCTAATATTTCTTTTACAGTCGTCTACTAAGGAAATATTAGATCGCACTTCCCAGTTTTCCTTTCCGTTCTACAAGTAAACGACCGTAAAGAATTAGCAAGAAACACGAACAcagaaaaggtttttaaaataatgttaatcTTGAAAGAAGTCTCGACAagatgtggattttttttctccgttAAGGAAAGACTAAAAGAACTCTGAATTAATATGAAagcatggttttgttttttttttttatgagtgtTGATTAATATAACTGACAGGCCGAACTTGGTAAACGGACACTGACAAGTCCAGGCACTTCCTGTTTGGTCCTTCAGTAGTCGACAGGAGGCAGGGTGACCATCCTGGTAAACTCCTCGTAGTGGACGAGGCCGTCACGGCCGACGTTGGCCTCCTTAAACAGCTCGTCCACTGGAATTACAACAGAGAAAGGATAAGGTGAGTGATTTCAAATCCTTAACGAAAGATTCCCGTTAGGAAGAGCAGCGAATAATCCATAAATACGACTCCGCCGTACCTTCTTTATCAGTGAGCTTCTCTCCCAGGCCTGTGAGTTTGGTGCGGAGCTCCGACGCCAGGATGTAGCCCTTCTTCTGCTTGTCCGTCATGCGCAAGGCCTCCAGGATCTCCGTCTTAgggtcttcctgctgcatctgTCTGTGCATGATGGTCAGGAAGGTAGAGAAGTCCAACTCGCCCATTTTATCTGAACCAGAACACGTGCATTACACGTTATAAGATTCAAGATGGCGGTAAACCTTTTAATAACGGATAGGACAAGctcgagtgcaaaagtttgtacaccccatCCTAGATTTCTGGGTGAAGAAGTCGCTCGTTGCACGGTGTTTCTGATTGAAACCTGCTCCAACGTACGGCCTAAATATCACCGCAACTAAGTCTTTATTAGCAagctcaaaagtttgcatccccagGGCCAGGAAATCTGTGGTTTTCtaattttgaataaaaatgggTCTTAAAATTCAGAAGTTATAATAGCAGTGTACACATTTATATAATGTGCCTAATTCTTTAAGAATAGTGTGTTTGGAAAATAGATCTGTACTGAAAGGCTctgtggttattattattattattattattattattatttttctttaacagttaAAGGGGTTTTTTGTAAAACGTTTCTGAACAGCCTGAGAACCCCTGGTCTGGTCTAGctcatttatattaatattatgattCACTAAGCTGTCTAACGACTTAATGCAGATGTTTACGTCTTCCTTAAGTCATGAAAAGGCTCTCATTTTCTCAAACAGGCCTACAATTCACGCTGCGTGCGGTCAGGCTACGGGTCGACCGGGAAATCGGCTATCGTACAAACTAACGCAGGAAATACTGCCCTTTCACAGAGCTAGAGGAGATAACAACATGACACTGAATATCATTTCCTCCCACTATTAGTATCTTAACGTCGACTTTTTTGACGATTTTATGACCATTGTTCTATGATGATAGTAGCTTGTGACAATAAAAGATCTGTCCTTACCTTTACAAGTCTGATACTAAACGAAAGAAATACTGATACACAGAATGACCAATCGAggaaatttacacacacaaaaacccccaagtttttttttcttcttttcttcttcttaacgTTCAACATTAGCGATGAACAAAGATGTTAAGGCTTTCAACAGCAGCTGTGATTTTCTTGCATTCACATCATGACATGAAAACGAGAGAATCGAAAGTATTTCTAAACTTCCTGGTTGACTTTTTATACTAGATAGAAGTTGTGTGTcttgtttatcatttttatagcACTAGCATTTTCGCTAACTGGAATTTACGATCTATGGAGTTATCTTCGTATGCTATGTAATAAATGGACACTGGAGTACAAAAAGTACCTATTTTATGAACCTGTAGGTGTCGGTCCACCTCGCCGAAAGTGGGGCTGGTGCCTAAAGAACGCATCACGGTGATCAGGTCCTTGGCTTCGATTTTGCCCTTCCGCTTCTTATCGTACAGCGAGAAGCATTCTTTAAATTCTACGAGACAAAGAACATTAGATAAGCTTCATTACTGCGACGGCCAGAAGTCAGAAATGTAGCTTCATTACTAAAGTGTCTTTATTTCTATTAATTAGAAATGACGTCAGGCCTGTTGGTCATCAAGTGTAGGAACGTGTTAATACGACTCACCGTTAATCTGAGTCTGAGACAGAAACTTGGCCT is part of the Ictalurus punctatus breed USDA103 chromosome 27, Coco_2.0, whole genome shotgun sequence genome and harbors:
- the calml4a gene encoding calmodulin-like protein 4a isoform X2 encodes the protein MGELDFSTFLTIMHRQMQQEDPKTEILEALRMTDKQKKGYILASELRTKLTGLGEKLTDKEVDELFKEANVGRDGLVHYEEFTRMVTLPPVDY
- the calml4a gene encoding calmodulin-like protein 4a, encoding MAKFLSQTQINEFKECFSLYDKKRKGKIEAKDLITVMRSLGTSPTFGEVDRHLQVHKIDKMGELDFSTFLTIMHRQMQQEDPKTEILEALRMTDKQKKGYILASELRTKLTGLGEKLTDKEVDELFKEANVGRDGLVHYEEFTRMVTLPPVDY
- the calml4a gene encoding calmodulin-like protein 4a isoform X1, translated to MVKTLKDFYSCKNSCLRTNLTILFFFKNKQLFIFIQAKFLSQTQINEFKECFSLYDKKRKGKIEAKDLITVMRSLGTSPTFGEVDRHLQVHKIDKMGELDFSTFLTIMHRQMQQEDPKTEILEALRMTDKQKKGYILASELRTKLTGLGEKLTDKEVDELFKEANVGRDGLVHYEEFTRMVTLPPVDY